One stretch of Saccharomonospora xinjiangensis XJ-54 DNA includes these proteins:
- a CDS encoding DUF2945 domain-containing protein: MTEFKKGDRVRWDAGNQSSVGTVEEKITSETRAAGRTVRASEEHPQYLVRSEKTGRTAVHHPDKLHKAD; encoded by the coding sequence ATGACGGAGTTCAAGAAGGGCGATCGGGTGCGGTGGGACGCGGGCAACCAGAGTTCGGTCGGCACCGTCGAGGAGAAGATCACCTCGGAAACCCGGGCAGCGGGGCGCACGGTCAGGGCGTCGGAGGAACACCCGCAGTATCTGGTGCGCAGCGAGAAGACCGGCAGGACGGCCGTGCATCACCCTGACAAGCTGCACAAGGCCGACTGA
- the ilvA gene encoding threonine ammonia-lyase IlvA: protein MTEQTPTGQAVTASDVEAAARRLDDVIPPTPLHRNERLSRQHGLDVWLKREDLNSVRSYKVRGAYNLMSRLSDEQRSLGVVCASAGNHAQGVAYAAAALGVEARVYLPRTTPRQKRQRVAWLGGKHVQVVVGGETYDDAAAAARAHSVTTGAVLIPAFDDPRTIAGQGTVAKEIVEQLGYAPDAVIVPVGGGGLLGGTLAWLRERHPGVAIVGAEPQGAASMALALERGGPTPLETVDPFVDGAAVRMVGEHTHALAARHTPRLVTVPEGRICVEMLDLYQSDGVISEPAGALAPAALGLDALGLPEGATVVCVLSGGNNDLSRYAEIVERALIHEGKKHYFLVEFPQEPGALRRFLDDVLGPDDDITLFEYVKRNNRETGPALVGIELGAAENLAAMLERMRRVPHRIERVEPDSPLFSFLT, encoded by the coding sequence GTGACCGAGCAGACTCCGACGGGCCAGGCCGTGACCGCGTCCGACGTCGAGGCGGCGGCCCGGCGACTCGACGACGTGATCCCACCCACGCCCCTGCACCGTAACGAACGTCTTTCCCGGCAACACGGTCTCGACGTCTGGCTCAAACGTGAGGACCTCAACTCCGTCCGTTCCTACAAGGTGCGGGGCGCCTACAACCTGATGAGCCGCCTGTCCGACGAGCAGCGCTCACTGGGCGTCGTGTGCGCCAGCGCGGGCAACCACGCCCAGGGTGTCGCGTACGCGGCGGCGGCTCTCGGCGTCGAGGCGCGCGTGTACCTGCCGAGGACGACACCGAGGCAGAAGCGGCAGCGCGTGGCCTGGCTCGGCGGCAAACACGTGCAGGTGGTGGTGGGAGGCGAGACCTACGACGACGCCGCGGCAGCGGCCCGCGCACACTCGGTCACCACGGGTGCTGTGCTCATTCCCGCCTTCGACGACCCGCGCACGATCGCGGGACAGGGCACCGTGGCGAAGGAGATCGTCGAGCAGCTGGGATACGCGCCGGACGCGGTGATCGTCCCCGTGGGAGGTGGCGGCCTGCTCGGCGGCACGCTCGCCTGGCTGCGGGAACGGCATCCCGGCGTGGCGATCGTCGGCGCTGAGCCGCAGGGGGCGGCGAGCATGGCGCTGGCACTGGAACGCGGCGGGCCGACGCCACTGGAGACGGTCGATCCCTTCGTGGACGGCGCGGCCGTGCGGATGGTGGGCGAGCACACCCACGCGCTTGCCGCGCGACACACTCCGCGCCTCGTCACGGTGCCGGAGGGCCGCATCTGTGTCGAGATGCTCGACCTCTACCAGTCGGACGGCGTCATCAGCGAACCCGCGGGTGCCCTCGCACCCGCGGCTCTGGGCCTCGACGCCCTCGGCCTTCCGGAGGGCGCCACCGTGGTGTGCGTACTCTCCGGCGGTAACAACGATCTCAGCCGCTACGCCGAGATCGTGGAGCGAGCCCTCATCCACGAGGGCAAGAAGCATTACTTCCTGGTCGAGTTCCCCCAGGAGCCGGGGGCGCTGCGCCGGTTCCTCGACGACGTCCTCGGGCCGGACGACGACATCACGCTGTTCGAGTACGTGAAGCGCAACAACCGCGAGACCGGGCCCGCGCTGGTGGGCATCGAACTCGGTGCGGCGGAGAACCTGGCCGCGATGCTGGAGCGCATGCGGCGGGTGCCGCACCGCATCGAGCGGGTCGAGCCCGACAGTCCGCTGTTCTCGTTCCTGACGTGA
- a CDS encoding acyltransferase family protein yields MTTLREPLREESASAPLSSVRQQRQFRPELQGLRALAAGLVVVYHVWLGRVSGGVDVFFFVSGFLITGQLFRASVRGRIEFRPFWGRMFKRLFPAALTVIAASMVAALVWLPEHRWLQTAKEIVASALYYENWELAASSADYFAQHNSASIMQHFWSLSIQGQFYLVWPLLIGALMLLVRPFGWSMRTTLLTVLSLLFAGSLAYSVWLTEVNQPLAYFHSGTRVWEFALGGLLALTIDRVVLPRWLAIVAGWLGVVGLASCGLVLQVGTMFPGYVALWPMVSALLVLLAGATGSRVGADRFLSSRPLIYLGNISYSLYLWHWPVLLFYLLVRGRSEVGLVGGAGVIGLSLVLSVVTYHFVENPVRDSKIGVTTRWGAYRFAVLVLVPVIAGAVVWQNVSIQRASFEFRADDPKHPGAAAVSTGAPAYDPETPIIPPYAALPHEWIKWKPGECVERMEQGVEVRTCTVNPLNGAEPAKRLVVVGDSHSMQLMGALRPIQERLNWQLIVLGRPGCPLTATEVLPNNQVCVEWNRIILPKIVELDPDAVITMATRDVRVGLKEWTPEGYVRQWQELDKAGIPVVAIRDNPRFDFEPSECVQIKGLTSPECGHPRAEMYHEVAPYAAMPGVPANTSFVDLSDYFCTETTCPPVIGNVLVYMDDNHVSNTYMNTLSPFMQEKMLAALGWKDTSAPR; encoded by the coding sequence ATGACCACGTTGCGGGAACCCTTGCGTGAGGAGAGTGCGTCGGCGCCGTTGTCGTCGGTGCGGCAGCAGCGTCAGTTCCGGCCGGAGTTGCAGGGGTTGCGTGCTCTGGCTGCCGGGTTGGTGGTCGTTTACCACGTGTGGCTGGGCCGTGTGTCCGGTGGTGTGGACGTTTTCTTTTTCGTGTCCGGGTTTTTGATCACGGGTCAGTTGTTCCGGGCGAGTGTGCGTGGTCGTATCGAGTTCCGGCCGTTTTGGGGCCGGATGTTCAAACGGCTGTTCCCCGCGGCACTGACGGTGATCGCCGCGTCGATGGTGGCCGCGCTGGTGTGGTTGCCGGAACACCGCTGGTTGCAGACGGCGAAAGAGATCGTCGCCTCGGCGTTGTACTACGAGAACTGGGAACTCGCGGCGTCCTCGGCCGACTATTTCGCCCAGCATAATTCGGCCAGCATCATGCAGCATTTCTGGTCGCTGTCGATTCAGGGGCAGTTCTACCTGGTGTGGCCGCTTTTGATCGGTGCGCTGATGTTGCTGGTGCGCCCGTTCGGCTGGAGTATGCGGACGACGTTGTTGACGGTGTTGTCGTTGTTGTTCGCGGGGTCGTTGGCGTATTCGGTGTGGTTGACGGAGGTGAATCAGCCGTTGGCGTATTTCCATTCCGGTACGCGGGTGTGGGAGTTCGCTTTGGGTGGTTTGCTGGCGTTGACGATTGATCGGGTTGTGTTGCCGCGTTGGCTGGCGATCGTGGCTGGCTGGCTTGGTGTTGTGGGTTTGGCGTCGTGTGGTCTGGTGTTGCAGGTCGGCACGATGTTTCCGGGTTATGTGGCGTTGTGGCCGATGGTGTCGGCGTTGTTGGTGTTGTTGGCGGGTGCGACGGGCAGCAGGGTTGGTGCTGATCGGTTTTTGTCGTCGCGTCCGTTGATTTATTTGGGGAATATCAGTTATTCATTGTATTTGTGGCATTGGCCGGTTTTGTTGTTCTACCTGTTGGTGCGGGGTAGGTCTGAGGTCGGTTTGGTCGGTGGTGCGGGTGTCATCGGGTTGTCGCTGGTGTTGTCGGTGGTCACGTATCACTTCGTTGAGAATCCGGTGCGGGATTCCAAGATCGGTGTGACGACGCGGTGGGGTGCGTATCGGTTCGCGGTGCTGGTGCTGGTTCCGGTGATCGCGGGTGCTGTGGTGTGGCAGAACGTGAGCATCCAGCGCGCCTCGTTCGAGTTCCGCGCCGACGACCCGAAACACCCCGGCGCGGCGGCCGTGTCCACAGGCGCCCCCGCCTACGACCCGGAGACGCCGATCATTCCCCCGTACGCCGCGTTGCCTCACGAGTGGATCAAGTGGAAGCCCGGTGAATGCGTCGAGCGCATGGAACAGGGCGTCGAGGTGCGCACCTGCACCGTGAACCCGCTCAACGGCGCCGAGCCGGCCAAGCGGCTCGTCGTGGTTGGCGACTCCCATTCCATGCAGCTCATGGGTGCGCTGCGGCCGATCCAGGAGCGGCTGAACTGGCAGTTGATCGTGCTGGGCAGGCCGGGTTGCCCGCTCACGGCCACCGAGGTGCTGCCCAACAACCAGGTGTGCGTCGAATGGAACCGCATCATCCTGCCGAAGATCGTCGAGCTCGATCCCGACGCCGTGATCACGATGGCGACCCGCGACGTCCGCGTCGGCCTGAAGGAATGGACTCCCGAGGGCTATGTGCGACAGTGGCAGGAACTCGACAAGGCAGGCATCCCTGTGGTCGCGATCCGGGACAACCCGCGCTTCGACTTCGAGCCGTCGGAATGTGTGCAGATCAAGGGCCTGACCTCGCCGGAGTGTGGACACCCCCGCGCCGAGATGTACCACGAGGTGGCGCCCTACGCCGCGATGCCCGGGGTCCCGGCCAACACCTCGTTCGTGGACCTGAGTGACTACTTCTGCACCGAAACGACCTGCCCGCCCGTCATCGGCAACGTGCTGGTCTACATGGACGACAACCACGTCAGCAACACGTACATGAACACTCTCTCGCCGTTCATGCAGGAGAAGATGCTGGCCGCGCTGGGCTGGAAGGACACCTCCGCGCCGAGATGA
- a CDS encoding acyltransferase family protein — MTTLRQSSREESASAPLSSVRQQRQFRPELQGLRALAAGLVVVYHVWLGRVSGGVDVFFFVSGFLITGQLFRASVRGRIEFRPFWGRMFKRLFPAALTVIVVSAGVALLWLPEHRWIQTAKEVLASALYYENWQLAADSTDYLAQHSGASIMQHFWSLSIQGQFYLVWPLLIGALMLLVRPFGWSMRTTLLTVLSLLFAGSLAYSVWLTEVNQPLAYFHSGTRVWEFALGGLLALTIDRVVLPRWLAIVAGWLGVVGLASCGLVLQVGTMFPGYVALWPMVSALLVLLAGATGSRVGADRFLSSRPLIYLGNISYSLYLWHWPVLLFYLLVRGRSEVGLVGGAGVIGLSLVLSVVTYHFVENPVRDSKIGVTTRWGAYRFAVLVLVPVIAGAVVWQNVSIQRASFEFRADDPKHPGAQVLTAGKPTYDPRHSVVPPFGALPGQWASYQPGECRENPVEDEAIVRECRVSPPDGVVPEHRIVVAGDSHVWQLSSALIPIAREESWELTVLHRAGCPLTATETAPITAECVEWNRQTLAKIIELRPDAVVTMATRNVRVGLTERTPEGYVRQWQKLDEAGIPVVGVRDNPRFDFDPSACVQTQGLDAEQCARPRRELYDEVAPYAAMPGVPANTSFVDLSDYFCTETTCPPVIGNVLVYMDDNHVTRTYMQTLSPIMKRELAVALGWNDLPQPAPR; from the coding sequence ATGACCACGCTACGGCAATCCTCGCGTGAGGAGAGTGCGTCGGCGCCGTTGTCGTCGGTGCGGCAGCAGCGTCAGTTCCGGCCGGAGTTGCAGGGGTTGCGTGCTCTGGCTGCCGGGTTGGTGGTCGTGTACCACGTGTGGCTGGGCCGTGTGTCCGGTGGTGTGGACGTTTTCTTTTTCGTGTCCGGGTTTTTGATCACGGGTCAGTTGTTCCGGGCGAGTGTGCGTGGTCGTATCGAGTTCCGGCCGTTCTGGGGCCGGATGTTCAAACGGCTGTTCCCCGCGGCACTGACGGTGATCGTGGTCTCGGCCGGCGTCGCGCTGCTCTGGCTTCCCGAACACCGGTGGATCCAGACCGCGAAAGAAGTCCTGGCTTCGGCGTTGTACTACGAGAACTGGCAACTCGCCGCCGATTCCACGGATTACCTGGCGCAGCACAGCGGCGCGAGCATCATGCAGCATTTCTGGTCGCTGTCGATTCAGGGGCAGTTCTACCTGGTGTGGCCGCTTTTGATCGGTGCGCTGATGTTGCTGGTGCGCCCGTTCGGCTGGAGTATGCGGACGACGTTGTTGACGGTGTTGTCGTTGTTGTTCGCGGGGTCGTTGGCGTATTCGGTGTGGTTGACGGAGGTGAATCAGCCGTTGGCGTATTTCCATTCCGGTACGCGGGTGTGGGAGTTCGCTTTGGGTGGTTTGCTGGCGTTGACGATTGATCGGGTTGTGTTGCCGCGTTGGCTGGCGATCGTGGCTGGCTGGCTTGGTGTTGTGGGTTTGGCGTCGTGTGGTCTGGTGTTGCAGGTCGGCACGATGTTTCCGGGTTATGTGGCGTTGTGGCCGATGGTGTCGGCGTTGTTGGTGTTGTTGGCGGGTGCGACGGGCAGCAGGGTTGGTGCTGATCGGTTTTTGTCGTCGCGTCCGTTGATTTATTTGGGGAATATCAGTTATTCATTGTATTTGTGGCATTGGCCGGTTTTGTTGTTCTACCTGTTGGTGCGGGGTAGGTCTGAGGTCGGTTTGGTCGGTGGTGCGGGTGTCATCGGGTTGTCGCTGGTGTTGTCGGTGGTCACGTATCACTTCGTTGAGAATCCGGTGCGGGATTCCAAGATCGGTGTGACGACGCGGTGGGGTGCGTATCGGTTCGCGGTGCTGGTGCTGGTTCCGGTGATCGCGGGTGCTGTGGTGTGGCAGAACGTGAGCATCCAGCGCGCCTCGTTCGAGTTCCGCGCCGACGACCCGAAACACCCCGGCGCGCAGGTGCTGACCGCCGGAAAACCCACCTACGATCCCCGGCACTCCGTGGTCCCTCCGTTCGGGGCGTTGCCCGGCCAGTGGGCCTCCTACCAGCCCGGTGAATGCCGTGAGAACCCGGTCGAGGACGAGGCGATCGTGCGAGAGTGCAGGGTCTCGCCGCCCGACGGTGTCGTGCCGGAACACCGGATCGTGGTGGCCGGTGACTCGCACGTGTGGCAGCTCTCCTCGGCACTCATTCCGATCGCGCGCGAGGAGAGCTGGGAACTCACCGTGCTCCATCGGGCGGGATGCCCGCTGACCGCGACCGAGACGGCGCCGATCACCGCGGAATGCGTGGAATGGAACCGCCAGACGCTTGCCAAGATCATCGAACTCAGGCCCGACGCCGTGGTCACGATGGCGACGCGCAACGTCCGTGTCGGCCTGACGGAACGGACCCCCGAGGGCTATGTGCGACAGTGGCAGAAGCTCGACGAGGCAGGCATTCCCGTGGTCGGAGTCAGGGACAACCCCCGGTTCGACTTCGATCCCTCCGCGTGCGTGCAGACCCAGGGACTCGACGCCGAGCAGTGTGCGCGACCACGCCGTGAGCTCTATGACGAGGTGGCGCCCTACGCCGCGATGCCTGGAGTCCCGGCCAACACCTCGTTCGTGGACCTGAGTGACTACTTCTGCACCGAAACGACCTGCCCGCCCGTCATCGGCAACGTGCTGGTCTACATGGACGACAACCACGTGACCAGGACGTACATGCAGACGCTTTCGCCGATCATGAAACGTGAGCTGGCCGTCGCGCTCGGCTGGAACGATCTGCCGCAGCCCGCGCCGAGGTGA
- a CDS encoding GlsB/YeaQ/YmgE family stress response membrane protein: protein MSVLGWIFLGLFAGAIAKMVTPGRDPGGCLITILLGIGGALLGGWIGRTAFDVDLGTFFDLRTWGLAILGAVVILLIYRVVVGGGRRS from the coding sequence ATGAGCGTATTGGGCTGGATCTTCCTGGGGCTGTTCGCCGGGGCCATCGCGAAGATGGTGACGCCGGGCCGCGACCCCGGCGGGTGTCTGATCACGATCCTGCTCGGCATCGGCGGAGCACTGCTGGGCGGGTGGATCGGCAGGACGGCGTTCGACGTCGATCTCGGCACCTTCTTCGACCTGCGGACCTGGGGGCTCGCCATCCTCGGAGCCGTGGTGATTCTGCTGATCTACCGCGTTGTCGTCGGAGGCGGACGCCGGAGTTAG
- a CDS encoding NADPH:quinone oxidoreductase family protein, translating into MRAARITTLDGPSSVLVTDVEEPDGAGDRVVIDVHAAGVTFPDVLQTRGLYQYRPELPFVPGTEVAGIVRSAPSGAPVRVGDRVAAFPGLGGFAETVAVPGDAVFGIPDTLSFAAAAALPMNYLTVHFALTRRGGLREGETVLVHGAGGGVGTAAVQLASALGARIIAVTSSPEKAETARGAGAHHVVSPGDFRADVLELTGGAGVDVVVDPVGGDRFTDSLRCLAPEGRLLVIGFTAGEIPTVKVNRLLLNNISVVGVGWGAFWARRPDYLRRQWAELRPLVEDGVLDPPIGATYPLDDVATALSELDTRSAKGKIVLTLR; encoded by the coding sequence ATGCGTGCCGCGCGGATCACCACACTCGACGGCCCCTCCTCGGTGCTCGTCACCGACGTCGAGGAACCGGACGGAGCAGGCGATCGGGTGGTGATCGACGTGCACGCCGCAGGGGTGACCTTCCCTGACGTGCTTCAGACGCGCGGGCTCTACCAGTACCGGCCGGAGCTGCCGTTCGTGCCGGGTACCGAGGTCGCCGGGATCGTGCGCTCGGCCCCGAGCGGCGCACCGGTGCGGGTAGGGGACCGCGTCGCGGCCTTCCCCGGCCTCGGCGGGTTCGCCGAGACGGTGGCCGTGCCGGGCGACGCGGTGTTCGGCATCCCCGACACCCTGTCCTTCGCGGCCGCGGCGGCATTGCCGATGAACTACCTCACCGTGCATTTCGCACTGACCCGGCGCGGCGGGTTGCGGGAGGGCGAGACGGTGCTCGTGCACGGCGCGGGAGGTGGAGTGGGCACGGCCGCGGTGCAGCTCGCCTCGGCGCTCGGGGCCAGAATCATCGCGGTGACGTCCTCTCCGGAGAAGGCCGAGACAGCGCGCGGGGCAGGCGCTCACCACGTCGTGTCACCCGGCGATTTCCGCGCGGACGTGCTGGAGCTGACCGGTGGGGCGGGTGTGGACGTCGTCGTCGATCCGGTCGGCGGCGACCGCTTCACCGACTCACTCCGCTGCCTCGCGCCGGAGGGGCGGCTGCTCGTCATCGGGTTCACCGCGGGGGAGATCCCCACGGTCAAGGTGAACCGCCTGCTGCTCAACAACATCTCGGTGGTCGGCGTCGGCTGGGGCGCGTTCTGGGCGAGGCGGCCGGACTACCTGCGCAGGCAGTGGGCTGAGCTGCGCCCGCTCGTCGAGGACGGTGTGCTCGACCCGCCGATCGGCGCGACGTATCCGCTGGATGATGTCGCCACCGCACTGTCGGAACTGGACACCCGGTCAGCGAAGGGCAAGATCGTCTTGACGCTCCGCTGA
- a CDS encoding MBL fold metallo-hydrolase, translated as MEIIEVIPRLHLLRFEVGQCYIWQDDDGATLVDAGPQGHGDDIADALDNIVGSRSAVHTVVVTHGHGDHTGSLAEVRRLTGATVLAHALEADCVRGLKEPSPPVLQDWERPLFEAVGGHLAGPPAEVDATVTHGDVLRGGLRVVHIPGHTEGSIALYEPEAKVLFTGDTLASHEGSMILGVFNLDLARLTESARALSELDIEIACFGHGDPVVGGAAEELRKLVARG; from the coding sequence ATGGAGATCATTGAGGTGATACCGCGCCTGCACCTGCTGCGGTTCGAGGTGGGGCAGTGCTACATCTGGCAGGACGACGACGGCGCGACACTCGTGGACGCGGGGCCGCAGGGGCACGGTGACGACATCGCCGATGCGCTCGACAACATTGTCGGGTCCCGCTCCGCAGTGCACACCGTGGTCGTCACGCACGGCCACGGAGACCACACGGGATCGCTCGCGGAGGTTCGCCGTCTCACCGGCGCCACCGTGCTCGCCCACGCTCTCGAGGCCGACTGCGTTCGCGGCCTCAAGGAACCGTCACCACCTGTGCTTCAGGACTGGGAGCGTCCGCTGTTCGAGGCAGTCGGTGGTCATCTGGCAGGCCCACCGGCCGAGGTCGATGCCACGGTCACGCACGGCGATGTGCTGCGCGGGGGCCTTCGCGTGGTGCATATCCCCGGCCACACCGAGGGCAGCATCGCGTTGTATGAGCCGGAGGCGAAGGTACTGTTCACCGGCGACACCCTCGCCTCGCACGAGGGCAGCATGATCCTCGGTGTCTTCAACCTGGACCTCGCGCGCCTCACAGAGTCGGCACGCGCTCTGTCCGAACTGGACATCGAGATCGCCTGTTTTGGACACGGTGACCCGGTCGTCGGTGGAGCCGCTGAGGAACTGAGGAAGCTCGTCGCGCGGGGGTGA
- a CDS encoding NAD(P)/FAD-dependent oxidoreductase, giving the protein MDGHSRIDGGPRTAVVVGAGIVGLSTAWFLQDHGVEVTVVDRDDVAAGASWGNAGWISPGLSIPLNEPSVLRYGMRALLDPKAPLHVPFTLDVGLWRFLTQFAAHCTWGAWERAARANLPLNTECLEAFDTLTSAGVKAPTISAPITALFETPKQATGLLKELRRINESGGHITYRGLAGEELRELAPQASGRIGAGVQLEGQRYIDPGAFTHALADSVRERGGVIRTGFDVSAIRPHKHAVTLESRSGELISGNVAVVATGAWLNRLARSKGVRVPVRAGRGYSFTVPTDRPVPNPVYLPNVRVACTPYRGALRVAGTMEFQGPDAALDRARIEAIVASARDLLDGVHWDERTDEWVGPRPVTPDGKPVIGATAAPGLYVAGGHGMWGLTQGPITGRLLAEQIVTGKQPEALRAVDPLR; this is encoded by the coding sequence ATGGACGGACACTCACGCATCGACGGCGGGCCCCGCACGGCGGTGGTGGTCGGGGCGGGCATCGTCGGCCTCTCGACGGCCTGGTTCCTCCAGGACCACGGGGTCGAGGTCACCGTCGTCGATCGCGATGACGTCGCCGCGGGAGCGTCCTGGGGCAACGCCGGGTGGATCTCGCCGGGACTGTCGATCCCGCTCAACGAGCCCAGTGTGCTGCGGTACGGCATGCGCGCGCTGCTCGACCCCAAGGCTCCCTTGCACGTTCCCTTCACGCTCGACGTCGGGTTGTGGCGGTTCCTCACGCAGTTCGCCGCCCACTGCACGTGGGGCGCGTGGGAGCGTGCCGCGCGAGCGAACCTGCCGCTCAACACCGAGTGTCTCGAAGCGTTCGACACGCTGACCTCGGCAGGCGTGAAAGCCCCCACCATCAGCGCGCCGATCACCGCGCTGTTCGAGACGCCGAAGCAGGCCACGGGCCTGTTGAAGGAGCTGCGCCGCATCAACGAGTCCGGCGGTCACATCACCTACCGCGGCCTCGCGGGTGAGGAGCTGCGCGAACTCGCTCCCCAGGCATCCGGCCGGATCGGCGCTGGAGTGCAGCTCGAAGGTCAGCGCTACATCGATCCCGGTGCGTTCACTCACGCGCTGGCCGACTCGGTGCGGGAGAGGGGCGGTGTGATCCGCACCGGCTTCGACGTCTCCGCCATCCGGCCCCACAAGCACGCCGTCACCCTCGAATCCCGCTCCGGTGAGCTGATCTCGGGCAACGTCGCGGTCGTCGCCACCGGAGCGTGGCTGAACCGCCTCGCGCGGAGCAAGGGTGTGCGGGTGCCGGTCAGGGCGGGGCGGGGCTATTCGTTCACGGTGCCGACCGACCGGCCCGTGCCCAACCCCGTGTACCTGCCGAACGTCCGCGTGGCCTGCACACCGTACCGGGGGGCGCTCCGGGTGGCGGGAACGATGGAGTTCCAGGGCCCCGACGCCGCGCTGGACCGCGCCCGTATCGAGGCCATCGTGGCGTCGGCGCGAGACCTGCTCGACGGCGTGCACTGGGACGAGCGCACCGACGAGTGGGTGGGTCCCCGGCCCGTCACCCCGGACGGCAAGCCGGTGATCGGCGCGACCGCCGCACCCGGCCTTTACGTCGCGGGCGGGCACGGTATGTGGGGGCTCACGCAGGGTCCCATCACGGGCCGCCTGCTCGCCGAGCAGATCGTCACGGGCAAGCAGCCGGAGGCGCTGCGCGCCGTCGATCCACTTCGCTGA
- a CDS encoding PucR family transcriptional regulator: MVTLDRLINVLGGYGVRPLAVGLSRSAELHSVIVHDPADSATPVGDAVLAVGVRELRRAVDLAVSAKATVVLVHDPADRPGSPAAREAAEVATRNGVAVLLVDAGVSWSQVCGVVYGLVLEGRETESGRGPSDLFALADAIATTVGGQVTVEDRMSRVVAYSSLQQDADPARLDTILGRRVSEPVRRLFEERGVFRHLGTSPEPLFVAPSPEHGLRGRMVAGVRAGRELLGSVWVTCDEPLKGQRLRGLTDGAGAVALHLLRSRVSSDLERQVESELVIQLLEGTPDAASLCGKLGLPPDTFRVVAIQAHADDERHAAVLLAYDRATTGFGWSRAGRSTLFGNTVYTVLPCGEDPAPARAWVAELQRELPGHVRVAAGIGGVCDVTQLPAGKQEADECLALHVTRQGTVPVDYDEAWSEILLQRLRTAARAGRQPRRGPIAELARHDAAHHTRYVPTLRAWLEAQGDLGAASAALDVHPNTVRYRMRRMSELVRLELDDPKTRLALVIALAVAE; the protein is encoded by the coding sequence ATGGTCACACTGGATCGGCTCATCAACGTTCTCGGCGGGTACGGTGTGCGCCCGCTGGCTGTCGGCCTGTCGCGGTCGGCCGAGCTGCACAGCGTGATCGTGCACGACCCCGCAGACAGTGCGACGCCGGTGGGTGATGCCGTGCTCGCCGTGGGTGTGCGCGAGCTGCGGCGCGCGGTGGACCTGGCCGTCAGCGCGAAGGCCACCGTGGTGCTCGTGCATGACCCGGCCGATCGCCCCGGCTCTCCCGCTGCTCGCGAGGCCGCGGAGGTGGCCACCCGCAACGGCGTCGCGGTGCTGCTCGTGGACGCGGGCGTGTCGTGGAGCCAGGTCTGCGGCGTCGTCTACGGGCTCGTGCTGGAGGGCAGGGAGACGGAGTCCGGTCGCGGGCCGAGTGATCTGTTCGCGCTGGCCGACGCCATCGCCACCACGGTGGGTGGCCAGGTGACGGTCGAAGACCGGATGTCGCGGGTGGTCGCCTACTCCTCGCTCCAGCAGGACGCCGACCCGGCGCGCCTCGACACCATCCTCGGCAGGAGGGTGTCCGAGCCCGTCCGCCGCCTCTTCGAGGAGCGAGGTGTGTTCCGGCATCTGGGGACCTCGCCTGAACCGCTGTTCGTGGCGCCGTCGCCGGAGCACGGGTTGCGGGGACGCATGGTCGCTGGCGTGCGCGCGGGAAGGGAACTGCTCGGATCGGTGTGGGTGACGTGCGACGAACCGCTGAAGGGACAGCGGTTGCGCGGTCTCACGGATGGCGCGGGGGCTGTGGCGCTGCACCTGCTGCGTTCGCGGGTGAGTTCCGATCTGGAGCGGCAGGTGGAGTCGGAACTCGTCATCCAACTGCTGGAGGGCACGCCGGACGCGGCGTCGCTGTGCGGCAAGCTCGGCCTGCCGCCCGACACCTTCCGGGTCGTGGCCATCCAGGCACATGCCGACGACGAGCGGCATGCCGCCGTGCTGCTCGCCTACGACAGGGCGACCACAGGGTTCGGCTGGTCGAGGGCGGGCCGTAGCACACTGTTCGGCAACACCGTCTACACGGTGCTGCCGTGCGGCGAAGATCCCGCTCCTGCCAGGGCGTGGGTGGCTGAACTGCAACGAGAACTGCCCGGCCATGTGCGGGTCGCGGCAGGCATCGGGGGCGTGTGCGACGTGACCCAGTTGCCCGCGGGAAAGCAGGAGGCCGACGAATGTCTCGCCCTGCATGTCACCCGGCAGGGCACCGTGCCCGTTGACTACGACGAGGCGTGGTCGGAGATCCTGCTTCAGCGGCTGCGCACGGCCGCCAGGGCGGGACGGCAGCCGCGGCGAGGGCCGATCGCGGAACTCGCCAGGCACGACGCCGCGCACCACACCCGCTACGTGCCGACGTTGCGCGCGTGGCTGGAGGCGCAGGGGGATCTCGGCGCGGCGTCGGCGGCGCTGGACGTGCATCCCAACACGGTGCGCTACCGCATGCGGAGGATGAGCGAGCTGGTCAGGTTGGAACTCGACGACCCGAAGACCCGCCTCGCGCTGGTGATCGCGCTGGCCGTCGCGGAGTGA
- a CDS encoding DUF1876 domain-containing protein produces the protein MEHTATWTMNIVIEEHDGQTRAEAVLHKGDGTTHTGTGLARRNPIDADVPVIGDELAVARALADLSHQLLEATATDIESVTHQPAHLVR, from the coding sequence ATGGAACACACGGCGACGTGGACGATGAACATCGTCATCGAGGAACACGACGGCCAGACCCGCGCCGAGGCGGTGTTGCACAAGGGCGACGGCACCACCCACACCGGAACCGGCCTTGCCAGGCGAAACCCGATCGACGCCGACGTCCCCGTGATCGGGGACGAACTCGCGGTGGCGAGGGCGCTGGCGGATCTGTCGCACCAACTGCTGGAGGCCACGGCGACCGACATCGAGTCGGTGACGCACCAACCGGCACATCTGGTGCGCTGA